The Desulfomonilaceae bacterium genomic interval AAAAGGTCAAAGATGCTGAGCGTGAAAATATATACGCTGAATATAAAGACAGAAAAGGTGACGTAGTTACTGGAGTTGTTCAGCGATTTGAAAAGAAAAACACGGTGGTGAATTTAGGCAGAGCCGAAGCCATTCTGCCATTGACCGAACAAATTCCGAAGGAAGCCTATCGACAGGGAGACAGAATTCGGGCGTTGATCGTTGATGTTAAAAGAACGCAGAAAGATCCCCAGATCATTTTGTCAAGGTCTGATCCGGCTTTTTTGGTAAAATTATTTGATCAGGAAGTTCCCGAGATAGCCGAGGGAATTGTAAAGATTATGTGCGCAGCTCGCGAACCGGGGCAACGGGCCAAGATTGGGGTTAGGTCCACCGACGCGGACGTCGATCCTGTGGGCGCATGTGTAGGAATGAAGGGGTCAAGAGTGCAAGCCGTTGTTCAGGAACTCCGAGGAGAAAAAATTGATATTATCCCATGGAATGACGAGCCTGCAAGATTCGTTTGCAATGCTCTTCAACCTGCTCAGATATCCAAGGTCATCATTGATCAGATTACCGGCGCCATGGAAGTAATCGTCGATGATGAACAACTTTCCTTAGCTATTGGCAAGAAAGGCCAGAATGTGAGACTGGCCGCACGGCTCACGGGTTGGAAAATCGACGTGAGAGGTGAATCCAAAGAGGAAAAGATTACCGGTGAATCTTTCGAACGCTTACTGGCGGTTGAAGGCATGGATGAAGAGACCGCTACCATTCTCTTTGACAACGGGTATCGAAATCCTGAAGACATAGATCGAGCGTCGATAGAGGAACTTACCAGTTTCATGGGAATAACAAACGAGAAGGCTCTCATGTTGCAAGAGGGGGCCAAATATTATTTAACCAAGTCTCAGGAAACAGCGCCGGACACTGAGACTGTTGAAGAGAATTCGGAATCGTCCTCGGCCAACGACGGGGAAGAAGACGTCGTTCAGGCTACAGCGTAAAGACTGTAACATGAATTCGGAACCCGGTCTCTGACCATTGGCGAATTTAGTTCAATGAACCGCGGCCATACTCCGATACGAACATGTATAGGATGTCGTAGGAAAAGGCCCGCAAAAGAAATGATAAAACTGAAAGCTTCAGACGGATTACTGGTTGTTACAGAACATAAAGAAACGCTTAGCGGAAGGGGTTGCTATGTTTGCCCAACCCCTGAATGCGTTGAAAATGCAAGAAGAAAAAGAAAACTGGAGAAAGCTCTGAGGAGTGAATTCCAGTCAATGCCGTCAGTAGAGAGCATTTTGAACAAAGGCCTAGAAAAAAAGGGGTGTGCGGATGACCATCATGACCGTTGATGACCTGGCGAGAGACCTAAAGGTCAAAAACGAAGACTTGCTTAAGGAATTAGTTGTTATGGGCTATGAGGTCGACGGGCCGGAAAGTTCTTTGGTCACTGATGATCCAACGGCTTTAAGGGCTCATCTTGTATCTGCCCTTCCCCAACGAGAAGTTGTTGAAAAGCGCATAAGACCTACAGTTATCCGGAGGCGAGCGAAGAACGCTCCCCCTCTGGATTTTCA includes:
- the nusA gene encoding transcription termination factor NusA, producing the protein MGSLDRMIDQVAKEKGISRDTLVEALEAALVSAARKRFGPKVELEAQYSDSTGEIEVFRFRDVVAEVEDPSVEIDLETARKELDPEAEVGDQLGEKIEAETFGRIAAQTAKQVIIQKVKDAERENIYAEYKDRKGDVVTGVVQRFEKKNTVVNLGRAEAILPLTEQIPKEAYRQGDRIRALIVDVKRTQKDPQIILSRSDPAFLVKLFDQEVPEIAEGIVKIMCAAREPGQRAKIGVRSTDADVDPVGACVGMKGSRVQAVVQELRGEKIDIIPWNDEPARFVCNALQPAQISKVIIDQITGAMEVIVDDEQLSLAIGKKGQNVRLAARLTGWKIDVRGESKEEKITGESFERLLAVEGMDEETATILFDNGYRNPEDIDRASIEELTSFMGITNEKALMLQEGAKYYLTKSQETAPDTETVEENSESSSANDGEEDVVQATA
- a CDS encoding YlxR family protein, whose translation is MNRGHTPIRTCIGCRRKRPAKEMIKLKASDGLLVVTEHKETLSGRGCYVCPTPECVENARRKRKLEKALRSEFQSMPSVESILNKGLEKKGCADDHHDR